The Phocoena sinus isolate mPhoSin1 chromosome 17, mPhoSin1.pri, whole genome shotgun sequence genome contains a region encoding:
- the TERF1 gene encoding telomeric repeat-binding factor 1 isoform X3, protein MAENTASAAPSPRGLADGEDAGSLEERMAETARDDQEQFECQELLECQMQLAPEEEEDAGLVAEAEAVAAGWMLDFLCLSLCRAFRDGRSDDFHRTRDSAEDAQFESDEQITPLESALMIWASIEKEHDKLHEEIQNLIKIQAIAVCMENGNFKEAEEVFERIFGDPNSYTPLKRKLLMIISQKDTFHSIFQHFSYNHMMEKIKSYVNYVLNEKSSTFLMKAAAKVVESKRARTAASQDKPNSNDIELETEANLDIGESVSDKQSAVTESSGDTVSLLRSHKNLFLSKLKHGNRQQDVGKKEERAETLQSGRKKKEKSRQATESERIRVLNSQRLTPEKHQPRKKQAWLWEEDKNLRSGVKKYGEGNWSKILSHYKFNNRTSVMLKDRWRTMKKLKLIYSDDED, encoded by the exons ATGGCGGAGAACACCGCCTCAGCGGCTCCGAGCCCGCGAGGGCTTGCGGATGGGGAGGATGCAGGTTCCCTGGAGGAGCGGATGGCGGAAACGGCGAGAGATGATCAGGAGCAGTTTGAGTGCCAGGAACTGCTCGAGTGCCAGATGCAGTTGGCccctgaggaggaggaggacgcgGGCCTGGTGGCTGAGGCCGAGGCGGTAGCTGCCGGCTGGATGCTCGATTTCCTCTGCCTGTCTCTTTGCCGGGCCTTCCGTGACGGCCGCTCGGACGACTTCCACCGCACCCGCGACAGCGCCGAGG aTGCACAGTTTGAAAGTGATGAACAAATTACACCCTTGGAATCAGCCCTGATGATTTGGGCGTCAATTGAAAAGGAACATGACAAGCTTCATGAAGAAATacagaatttaattaaaattcag GCTATAGCTGTTTGCatggaaaatggaaattttaaggaAGCAGAAGAAGTCTTTGAAAGAATATTTGGTGACCCAAATTCTTATACg cctttaaaaaggaaattgctTATGATAATCTCTCAGAAAGATACATTCCATTCCATTTTTCAACACTTCAGCTACAACCACATGATGGAGAAAATTAAGAGTTACGTGAATTATGTGCTAAATGAAAAATCGTCAACCTTTCTAATGAAG GCAGCAGCAAAAGTAGTGGAAAGTAAAAGAGCAAGAACAGCAGCTTCTCAAGATAAACCTAATAGTAATGATATTGAATTGGAAACGGAAGCTAATTTGGATATAGGAGAAAG tgtTAGTGACAAACAGTCTGCGGTAACTGAATCCTCAGGGGATACAGTATCCTTATTGAG GTCTCACAAAAATCTCTTCTTATCTAAGTTGAAACATGGAAACCGACAACAAGATGTTggtaagaaagaggaaagagcgGAAACTCTTCAAA gtggaagaaagaaaaaagagaagagtagGCAAGCCACTGAAAGCGAGAGAATACGTGTTTTAAATAGTCAGCGTCTAACTCCTGAAAAACATCAACCTAGAAAAAAACAG GCATGGCTTTGGGAAGAAGACAAGAATCTGAGATCTGGCGTGAAGAAATACGGAGAGGGAAATTGGTCTAAAATACTATCACATTATAAATTCAACAACCGAACAAGCGTCATGTTGAAAGACAGATGGAGGACTATGAAGAAGCTGAAGCTGATATACTCGGACGATGAAGACTGA
- the TERF1 gene encoding telomeric repeat-binding factor 1 isoform X1 yields the protein MAENTASAAPSPRGLADGEDAGSLEERMAETARDDQEQFECQELLECQMQLAPEEEEDAGLVAEAEAVAAGWMLDFLCLSLCRAFRDGRSDDFHRTRDSAEAIIHGLSSLTAYQLRTIYICQFLTRIAAGKTLDAQFESDEQITPLESALMIWASIEKEHDKLHEEIQNLIKIQAIAVCMENGNFKEAEEVFERIFGDPNSYTPLKRKLLMIISQKDTFHSIFQHFSYNHMMEKIKSYVNYVLNEKSSTFLMKAAAKVVESKRARTAASQDKPNSNDIELETEANLDIGESVSDKQSAVTESSGDTVSLLRSHKNLFLSKLKHGNRQQDVGKKEERAETLQSGRKKKEKSRQATESERIRVLNSQRLTPEKHQPRKKQAWLWEEDKNLRSGVKKYGEGNWSKILSHYKFNNRTSVMLKDRWRTMKKLKLIYSDDED from the exons ATGGCGGAGAACACCGCCTCAGCGGCTCCGAGCCCGCGAGGGCTTGCGGATGGGGAGGATGCAGGTTCCCTGGAGGAGCGGATGGCGGAAACGGCGAGAGATGATCAGGAGCAGTTTGAGTGCCAGGAACTGCTCGAGTGCCAGATGCAGTTGGCccctgaggaggaggaggacgcgGGCCTGGTGGCTGAGGCCGAGGCGGTAGCTGCCGGCTGGATGCTCGATTTCCTCTGCCTGTCTCTTTGCCGGGCCTTCCGTGACGGCCGCTCGGACGACTTCCACCGCACCCGCGACAGCGCCGAGG CTATTATTCATGGATTGTCCAGTCTAACAGCTTATCAACTGAGaactatatacatatgtcaattTTTGACAAGAATTGCAGCTGGAAAAACCCTTG aTGCACAGTTTGAAAGTGATGAACAAATTACACCCTTGGAATCAGCCCTGATGATTTGGGCGTCAATTGAAAAGGAACATGACAAGCTTCATGAAGAAATacagaatttaattaaaattcag GCTATAGCTGTTTGCatggaaaatggaaattttaaggaAGCAGAAGAAGTCTTTGAAAGAATATTTGGTGACCCAAATTCTTATACg cctttaaaaaggaaattgctTATGATAATCTCTCAGAAAGATACATTCCATTCCATTTTTCAACACTTCAGCTACAACCACATGATGGAGAAAATTAAGAGTTACGTGAATTATGTGCTAAATGAAAAATCGTCAACCTTTCTAATGAAG GCAGCAGCAAAAGTAGTGGAAAGTAAAAGAGCAAGAACAGCAGCTTCTCAAGATAAACCTAATAGTAATGATATTGAATTGGAAACGGAAGCTAATTTGGATATAGGAGAAAG tgtTAGTGACAAACAGTCTGCGGTAACTGAATCCTCAGGGGATACAGTATCCTTATTGAG GTCTCACAAAAATCTCTTCTTATCTAAGTTGAAACATGGAAACCGACAACAAGATGTTggtaagaaagaggaaagagcgGAAACTCTTCAAA gtggaagaaagaaaaaagagaagagtagGCAAGCCACTGAAAGCGAGAGAATACGTGTTTTAAATAGTCAGCGTCTAACTCCTGAAAAACATCAACCTAGAAAAAAACAG GCATGGCTTTGGGAAGAAGACAAGAATCTGAGATCTGGCGTGAAGAAATACGGAGAGGGAAATTGGTCTAAAATACTATCACATTATAAATTCAACAACCGAACAAGCGTCATGTTGAAAGACAGATGGAGGACTATGAAGAAGCTGAAGCTGATATACTCGGACGATGAAGACTGA
- the TERF1 gene encoding telomeric repeat-binding factor 1 isoform X2 — translation MAENTASAAPSPRGLADGEDAGSLEERMAETARDDQEQFECQELLECQMQLAPEEEEDAGLVAEAEAVAAGWMLDFLCLSLCRAFRDGRSDDFHRTRDSAEAIIHGLSSLTAYQLRTIYICQFLTRIAAGKTLDAQFESDEQITPLESALMIWASIEKEHDKLHEEIQNLIKIQAIAVCMENGNFKEAEEVFERIFGDPNSYTPLKRKLLMIISQKDTFHSIFQHFSYNHMMEKIKSYVNYVLNEKSSTFLMKAAAKVVESKRARTAASQDKPNSNDIELETEANLDIGERSHKNLFLSKLKHGNRQQDVGKKEERAETLQSGRKKKEKSRQATESERIRVLNSQRLTPEKHQPRKKQAWLWEEDKNLRSGVKKYGEGNWSKILSHYKFNNRTSVMLKDRWRTMKKLKLIYSDDED, via the exons ATGGCGGAGAACACCGCCTCAGCGGCTCCGAGCCCGCGAGGGCTTGCGGATGGGGAGGATGCAGGTTCCCTGGAGGAGCGGATGGCGGAAACGGCGAGAGATGATCAGGAGCAGTTTGAGTGCCAGGAACTGCTCGAGTGCCAGATGCAGTTGGCccctgaggaggaggaggacgcgGGCCTGGTGGCTGAGGCCGAGGCGGTAGCTGCCGGCTGGATGCTCGATTTCCTCTGCCTGTCTCTTTGCCGGGCCTTCCGTGACGGCCGCTCGGACGACTTCCACCGCACCCGCGACAGCGCCGAGG CTATTATTCATGGATTGTCCAGTCTAACAGCTTATCAACTGAGaactatatacatatgtcaattTTTGACAAGAATTGCAGCTGGAAAAACCCTTG aTGCACAGTTTGAAAGTGATGAACAAATTACACCCTTGGAATCAGCCCTGATGATTTGGGCGTCAATTGAAAAGGAACATGACAAGCTTCATGAAGAAATacagaatttaattaaaattcag GCTATAGCTGTTTGCatggaaaatggaaattttaaggaAGCAGAAGAAGTCTTTGAAAGAATATTTGGTGACCCAAATTCTTATACg cctttaaaaaggaaattgctTATGATAATCTCTCAGAAAGATACATTCCATTCCATTTTTCAACACTTCAGCTACAACCACATGATGGAGAAAATTAAGAGTTACGTGAATTATGTGCTAAATGAAAAATCGTCAACCTTTCTAATGAAG GCAGCAGCAAAAGTAGTGGAAAGTAAAAGAGCAAGAACAGCAGCTTCTCAAGATAAACCTAATAGTAATGATATTGAATTGGAAACGGAAGCTAATTTGGATATAGGAGAAAG GTCTCACAAAAATCTCTTCTTATCTAAGTTGAAACATGGAAACCGACAACAAGATGTTggtaagaaagaggaaagagcgGAAACTCTTCAAA gtggaagaaagaaaaaagagaagagtagGCAAGCCACTGAAAGCGAGAGAATACGTGTTTTAAATAGTCAGCGTCTAACTCCTGAAAAACATCAACCTAGAAAAAAACAG GCATGGCTTTGGGAAGAAGACAAGAATCTGAGATCTGGCGTGAAGAAATACGGAGAGGGAAATTGGTCTAAAATACTATCACATTATAAATTCAACAACCGAACAAGCGTCATGTTGAAAGACAGATGGAGGACTATGAAGAAGCTGAAGCTGATATACTCGGACGATGAAGACTGA
- the TERF1 gene encoding telomeric repeat-binding factor 1 isoform X4 gives MAENTASAAPSPRGLADGEDAGSLEERMAETARDDQEQFECQELLECQMQLAPEEEEDAGLVAEAEAVAAGWMLDFLCLSLCRAFRDGRSDDFHRTRDSAEAIIHGLSSLTAYQLRTIYICQFLTRIAAGKTLDAQFESDEQITPLESALMIWASIEKEHDKLHEEIQNLIKIQAIAVCMENGNFKEAEEVFERIFGDPNSYTPLKRKLLMIISQKDTFHSIFQHFSYNHMMEKIKSYVNYVLNEKSSTFLMKAAAKVVESKRARTAASQDKPNSNDIELETEANLDIGESVSDKQSAVTESSGDTVSLLRSHKNLFLSKLKHGNRQQDVGKKEERAETLQSRTMWHAGS, from the exons ATGGCGGAGAACACCGCCTCAGCGGCTCCGAGCCCGCGAGGGCTTGCGGATGGGGAGGATGCAGGTTCCCTGGAGGAGCGGATGGCGGAAACGGCGAGAGATGATCAGGAGCAGTTTGAGTGCCAGGAACTGCTCGAGTGCCAGATGCAGTTGGCccctgaggaggaggaggacgcgGGCCTGGTGGCTGAGGCCGAGGCGGTAGCTGCCGGCTGGATGCTCGATTTCCTCTGCCTGTCTCTTTGCCGGGCCTTCCGTGACGGCCGCTCGGACGACTTCCACCGCACCCGCGACAGCGCCGAGG CTATTATTCATGGATTGTCCAGTCTAACAGCTTATCAACTGAGaactatatacatatgtcaattTTTGACAAGAATTGCAGCTGGAAAAACCCTTG aTGCACAGTTTGAAAGTGATGAACAAATTACACCCTTGGAATCAGCCCTGATGATTTGGGCGTCAATTGAAAAGGAACATGACAAGCTTCATGAAGAAATacagaatttaattaaaattcag GCTATAGCTGTTTGCatggaaaatggaaattttaaggaAGCAGAAGAAGTCTTTGAAAGAATATTTGGTGACCCAAATTCTTATACg cctttaaaaaggaaattgctTATGATAATCTCTCAGAAAGATACATTCCATTCCATTTTTCAACACTTCAGCTACAACCACATGATGGAGAAAATTAAGAGTTACGTGAATTATGTGCTAAATGAAAAATCGTCAACCTTTCTAATGAAG GCAGCAGCAAAAGTAGTGGAAAGTAAAAGAGCAAGAACAGCAGCTTCTCAAGATAAACCTAATAGTAATGATATTGAATTGGAAACGGAAGCTAATTTGGATATAGGAGAAAG tgtTAGTGACAAACAGTCTGCGGTAACTGAATCCTCAGGGGATACAGTATCCTTATTGAG GTCTCACAAAAATCTCTTCTTATCTAAGTTGAAACATGGAAACCGACAACAAGATGTTggtaagaaagaggaaagagcgGAAACTCTTCAAA gccgcaccatgtggcatgcgggatcttag